In Rhodococcus sp. OK302, one genomic interval encodes:
- a CDS encoding acyl-CoA carboxylase subunit beta: MTILAPVTKSESSTDPRDPLARLENLFDPGTTVPLHPRDKSGVLAASGMIDGIRTIAYCSDATVMGGAMGVDGCKHLVSAINTAIDEQTPIVGLWHSGGARLAEGVEALHAVGLVFEAMVRASGLVPQISVVLGFAAGGAAYGPALTDVVIMAPEGRVFVTGPDVVRSVTGEQVDMISLGGPDTHTKKSGVAHIAAHDESDALHRARRLVSMLCEQGTFDQRAAELGDSDLRAMMPASAKRAYDVRPIVHELLDNVEGESSFEELQGNYARSIVTGFGRMAGRTVGVIANNPLRLGGCLNSESAEKSARFVRLCNAFGVPLVVVVDVPGYLPGVSMEWEGVVRRGAKLLHAFAEATVPRVTVVTRKIYGGAYIAMNSRALGATAVFAWPNSEVAVMGAKAAVGILHKRALAATPDDEREALHDRLAAEHEAIAGGVDRAVEIGVVDREIDPAKTRSIVTAALAAAPNVRGTHKNIPL, from the coding sequence ATGACCATTCTGGCCCCCGTGACAAAGTCCGAATCGTCGACAGACCCACGCGATCCCCTTGCGCGCCTGGAGAATCTGTTCGATCCGGGAACTACCGTTCCTCTCCACCCTCGTGACAAATCCGGTGTACTCGCGGCATCCGGAATGATCGACGGTATTCGCACCATCGCCTACTGCTCGGATGCCACCGTCATGGGCGGCGCTATGGGTGTCGATGGGTGCAAGCATCTTGTCAGCGCGATCAATACCGCCATCGACGAGCAGACTCCCATCGTGGGCCTCTGGCATTCCGGTGGCGCCCGCCTGGCCGAGGGCGTCGAAGCCCTCCATGCCGTCGGACTTGTTTTCGAGGCGATGGTCCGCGCGTCGGGCCTTGTCCCCCAAATCTCTGTAGTTCTGGGCTTTGCCGCCGGCGGAGCCGCCTACGGTCCCGCACTGACCGACGTGGTCATCATGGCGCCCGAAGGTCGTGTTTTTGTCACCGGCCCCGACGTCGTACGTAGCGTCACCGGCGAACAGGTCGACATGATCTCGCTCGGCGGACCCGACACCCACACAAAGAAGTCCGGTGTCGCACACATTGCCGCGCACGACGAGTCCGATGCCCTGCACCGCGCCCGACGACTCGTCTCCATGCTCTGCGAGCAGGGCACGTTCGATCAGCGTGCTGCCGAACTCGGCGATTCCGATCTGCGGGCCATGATGCCGGCGTCGGCGAAACGCGCCTACGACGTGCGGCCGATCGTCCACGAACTACTCGACAACGTCGAGGGCGAGTCGAGTTTCGAAGAGCTGCAAGGAAATTACGCCCGCAGCATCGTGACCGGATTCGGCCGGATGGCGGGCCGCACTGTCGGCGTCATCGCCAACAATCCGCTTCGTCTGGGCGGATGCCTCAATTCCGAGAGTGCGGAGAAGTCGGCACGATTCGTGCGCTTGTGCAACGCATTCGGAGTTCCGCTGGTGGTTGTCGTTGATGTCCCCGGCTACCTGCCGGGTGTGTCGATGGAATGGGAAGGCGTCGTCCGACGGGGCGCGAAACTGTTGCACGCCTTCGCCGAAGCCACCGTTCCCCGCGTCACCGTGGTGACCCGAAAGATCTACGGCGGGGCCTACATCGCGATGAATTCTCGTGCACTCGGCGCAACGGCCGTATTCGCGTGGCCGAATTCCGAAGTTGCTGTCATGGGAGCCAAGGCCGCTGTGGGGATCCTGCACAAGCGTGCCCTGGCCGCCACACCCGACGACGAGCGTGAGGCCTTGCACGATCGACTCGCAGCCGAGCACGAAGCCATTGCCGGTGGCGTGGATCGGGCCGTCGAAATCGGTGTGGTCGACCGGGAAATCGATCCCGCCAAGACTCGCAGTATCGTCACGGCGGCTCTTGCTGCGGCACCGAACGTACGCGGAACCCACAAGAACATTCCGTTGTGA
- a CDS encoding KasA/KasB family beta-ketoacyl-ACP synthase codes for MTSASTRRGKFPDIVVTSLATSTSVAGDVDGTWKALLAGESGIGVLDDPFIEEFDLPIRIGGHLKVSPDEGLSRVEIRRMSWVERLALTLGRTVWSNAGSPEVDQDRLAVVIGTGLGGGDTLINAVDKLREGGYRKVSPFAVQMVMPNGPAATVGLELGARGGVITPVSACSSGSEAIAHAHRMLVMGDVDMVVAGGVESFIDAVPIASFAMMRAMSTNNENPTAASRPFDKDRDGFVFGEAGALMILETEEHAKARGATIHARLLGTGITSDGYHIVAPHPEGLGAARAMTRAIEMAGLTKSDIKHINAHATATPIGDIAEAAAINAAVGTHAAVYGPKSALGHSIGAVGALESVLTVLAVRDGIIPPTLNLDNQDPEIDLDVVKGEARTGSFDFALNNSFGFGGHNVALAFGRA; via the coding sequence GTGACTTCCGCTTCTACCCGCAGGGGGAAATTTCCCGACATCGTAGTCACGAGCCTCGCGACTTCGACGTCGGTAGCTGGTGATGTGGATGGCACGTGGAAGGCACTGCTCGCCGGCGAAAGCGGCATCGGAGTCCTCGACGACCCGTTCATCGAAGAATTCGACCTTCCGATTCGCATCGGCGGGCACCTCAAAGTTTCACCGGACGAGGGCCTCTCGCGAGTTGAAATCCGACGGATGAGCTGGGTCGAGCGACTCGCGCTCACCCTCGGCCGCACAGTGTGGAGCAATGCCGGTAGTCCCGAGGTCGATCAGGACCGCCTCGCGGTTGTCATCGGCACCGGACTCGGCGGCGGCGACACACTGATCAATGCCGTCGACAAGCTCCGTGAGGGCGGATACCGCAAGGTGTCTCCGTTCGCGGTGCAGATGGTCATGCCGAACGGGCCGGCTGCGACGGTGGGACTGGAGCTCGGCGCCCGGGGTGGCGTCATCACTCCCGTCTCCGCCTGCTCGTCCGGTTCCGAAGCTATCGCTCACGCTCACCGCATGCTGGTCATGGGTGACGTGGACATGGTGGTGGCCGGCGGTGTCGAGAGTTTCATCGACGCCGTTCCCATCGCAAGCTTTGCCATGATGCGCGCGATGAGCACCAACAACGAGAACCCGACTGCGGCTTCACGTCCGTTCGACAAGGACCGCGACGGTTTTGTGTTCGGTGAGGCTGGCGCTCTGATGATCCTCGAAACCGAGGAACATGCCAAGGCACGCGGGGCTACGATTCATGCCCGCCTGTTGGGCACCGGAATCACCTCCGACGGCTATCACATCGTGGCACCACATCCCGAAGGGCTGGGCGCGGCGCGAGCGATGACTCGCGCGATCGAGATGGCCGGTCTGACCAAGTCGGATATCAAGCACATCAATGCTCATGCCACTGCGACGCCGATCGGCGACATCGCAGAGGCTGCAGCAATCAATGCCGCAGTGGGCACTCACGCTGCGGTGTACGGACCGAAATCCGCGCTGGGACATTCGATCGGCGCTGTCGGCGCACTCGAATCCGTCCTGACGGTTCTGGCTGTGCGCGACGGAATCATTCCGCCGACGCTCAATCTCGACAACCAGGATCCAGAGATCGATCTCGATGTCGTCAAGGGCGAAGCCCGAACCGGCAGCTTCGATTTCGCACTGAACAACTCGTTCGGTTTCGGTGGGCACAATGTTGCGCTCGCTTTCGGCCGGGCATAG
- a CDS encoding serine hydrolase domain-containing protein: MHSLDVIDQWPVDHAAAVVLSGKNSDEGGRFRAFHGDQHRVFPLASVTKLLCAYAILVAVEEGAVELDQPAGPDGSTVRHLLAHASGLAFGERKVQAPVASKRIYSSAGFEVLAELIESETSIPFADYLAEAVFEPLQMRTAELVGPAGHGAQASAEDLSKFAAELLAPTLISPQTHKAATSVQFPGLNGILPGYGSQRPNDWGLGFEIRGHKNPHWTGLENSEATYGHFGQSGTFLWVDPSIDTACVVLTDRPFGDWAKPLWTEVSDHVIAGK; this comes from the coding sequence GTGCACAGTCTTGACGTAATCGATCAGTGGCCCGTCGACCATGCGGCAGCGGTCGTTCTCTCGGGAAAGAATTCCGACGAGGGCGGCCGCTTTCGTGCGTTCCACGGCGATCAGCATCGGGTCTTTCCGTTGGCGTCGGTGACAAAACTGTTGTGTGCGTACGCAATTCTTGTTGCCGTCGAAGAAGGTGCTGTCGAGCTTGATCAGCCGGCAGGTCCCGATGGTTCCACCGTTCGCCATCTGCTCGCGCACGCGTCGGGATTGGCGTTCGGGGAGCGGAAGGTCCAGGCGCCCGTCGCGTCGAAGCGCATCTATTCGAGTGCGGGGTTCGAGGTGCTCGCCGAATTGATCGAGAGCGAGACGTCGATACCTTTTGCCGACTATCTAGCCGAGGCCGTCTTTGAACCGTTGCAGATGCGCACCGCAGAATTGGTGGGGCCTGCGGGGCACGGAGCCCAGGCGTCAGCCGAGGATCTGTCGAAGTTCGCTGCAGAGCTACTCGCTCCGACGCTGATTTCGCCGCAGACGCACAAAGCGGCGACTTCGGTCCAGTTTCCCGGCTTGAACGGAATTTTGCCGGGATACGGCTCCCAGCGCCCCAATGACTGGGGTTTGGGTTTCGAGATCCGCGGTCACAAGAATCCGCACTGGACCGGTCTGGAGAACTCCGAGGCTACCTACGGTCACTTCGGCCAGTCGGGAACCTTCTTGTGGGTTGATCCGAGTATCGACACGGCGTGCGTCGTTCTTACCGATCGACCATTTGGGGACTGGGCCAAGCCGTTATGGACCGAGGTGTCCGATCACGTAATAGCGGGGAAATAG
- a CDS encoding DUF3145 domain-containing protein: protein MQSNHLADLTAGVVYIHSSPAALCPHVDWALSATLASPAKLRWTSQPADNGLLRATTDWSGPVGTGARLVDSLRVWPMLRFEVTEDASCGVDGERYSHVPGLGLWRGSTSANGDVMVGEMRLRSIMKAGGDIVAEIDRAMGAPWDEELEPYRSSGEGAEVMWLHRRVS, encoded by the coding sequence GTGCAATCGAATCACCTCGCGGATCTGACGGCTGGTGTGGTCTACATCCACTCGTCACCCGCTGCGTTATGCCCGCACGTGGACTGGGCTTTGTCCGCCACGTTGGCGAGTCCTGCCAAGCTGAGATGGACTTCTCAGCCGGCAGACAACGGACTGCTTCGTGCAACAACGGATTGGTCCGGTCCCGTCGGAACCGGTGCAAGACTGGTTGATTCGTTGCGCGTGTGGCCGATGCTCAGATTCGAGGTCACCGAGGATGCAAGCTGCGGGGTGGACGGCGAACGCTACAGCCATGTACCCGGGCTCGGGCTGTGGCGGGGTTCCACCAGTGCAAACGGTGATGTGATGGTCGGCGAGATGCGACTGAGATCCATCATGAAAGCGGGCGGCGACATCGTGGCCGAGATCGATCGCGCGATGGGCGCGCCCTGGGATGAAGAGTTGGAACCGTACCGAAGCTCCGGTGAGGGCGCAGAAGTGATGTGGCTACACCGTCGAGTGAGCTGA